The Clostridioides sp. ES-S-0010-02 genome window below encodes:
- a CDS encoding rubredoxin: MSIYKCSVCGYIYDESKNDKTWDELSEDWTCPVCTKGRSYFGKISTVYFEGEEKKENKIEASVQEKSDVSSEKTGDLNYLNTYLRRDDEVEQHMDIIHEMAVTGKSIIEPMKTKLPVISWDDILIMGAQLNPLPLNEHDEVNTTTIIGKKAKKPMVIENPVYISHMSFGALSKELKIALAKGAAKNKTAMCSGEGGILPEEKEASYKYIFEYVPNKYSVTEENLKNSDAIEIKIGQGTKPGMGGHLPGEKVTEEIAKVRNKPVGQDVISPSCFEEIQSKEDLKKLVDELREVSEGRPIGIKISAGHIERDMEFIAYAKPDFMTIDGRGGATGASPKLLKDATSVPTIFALYRARKYIDTHGLDIDLVITGGLRISTDFAKAIAMGADAIAIASSALMAAACQQYRICGSGKCPVGVATQDEELRKRLHIENSANRVANFLNVSLEELKTFARISGHKDIHDLSVDDLYTVNSEISNYTNIQHV; the protein is encoded by the coding sequence ATGTCAATTTATAAATGTAGTGTTTGTGGATATATTTATGATGAATCTAAAAATGATAAAACATGGGATGAGTTAAGTGAAGACTGGACATGTCCTGTATGTACAAAGGGTCGTAGTTATTTTGGAAAAATAAGTACAGTGTATTTTGAAGGTGAAGAAAAGAAAGAAAATAAAATAGAAGCATCTGTTCAAGAAAAATCTGATGTGAGTAGTGAAAAAACAGGCGATTTAAATTATTTAAATACATATTTAAGAAGAGATGATGAAGTTGAACAACATATGGATATAATTCATGAAATGGCTGTTACAGGAAAGTCTATAATAGAGCCTATGAAAACTAAACTACCAGTAATTTCTTGGGATGATATTTTAATTATGGGAGCTCAATTAAATCCATTACCGCTAAATGAACATGATGAAGTAAATACAACAACGATAATAGGAAAAAAAGCAAAAAAGCCTATGGTAATAGAAAATCCAGTTTATATTTCTCACATGTCATTTGGTGCTTTGTCTAAAGAGTTAAAAATAGCTTTAGCAAAAGGTGCAGCTAAAAATAAAACAGCTATGTGTAGTGGTGAAGGTGGTATATTACCAGAAGAAAAGGAAGCTTCATATAAGTATATTTTTGAATATGTACCAAATAAATATAGTGTAACTGAAGAAAATCTTAAAAATTCTGATGCTATAGAGATAAAAATTGGTCAGGGAACAAAGCCTGGAATGGGAGGTCATCTTCCTGGTGAAAAAGTAACTGAAGAAATTGCAAAAGTTAGAAATAAACCTGTGGGGCAAGATGTTATAAGCCCATCTTGTTTTGAAGAAATACAATCAAAAGAAGACTTAAAGAAACTTGTAGATGAACTTAGAGAAGTTTCAGAAGGACGTCCAATTGGTATTAAAATTTCAGCAGGGCACATTGAGAGAGATATGGAATTTATAGCTTATGCTAAACCTGATTTTATGACTATTGATGGACGTGGTGGAGCTACTGGAGCAAGTCCAAAGTTACTTAAGGATGCAACTTCAGTTCCAACAATATTTGCTCTTTATCGTGCTAGAAAATACATAGATACACATGGATTAGATATAGATTTAGTTATAACAGGTGGGCTTCGTATATCTACTGACTTTGCTAAGGCTATAGCTATGGGAGCTGATGCAATTGCTATTGCTAGTTCTGCACTTATGGCAGCAGCGTGTCAACAATATCGTATATGTGGTTCTGGTAAGTGTCCTGTAGGAGTAGCTACTCAAGATGAGGAGTTAAGAAAAAGATTACATATAGAAAATAGTGCAAATAGAGTGGCAAATTTCTTAAATGTTAGTCTAGAAGAACTTAAGACTTTTGCTAGAATTTCTGGTCATAAAGATATACATGATTTGAGCGTTGATGATTTATATACAGTTAACTCTGAAATATCAAATTATACGAATATACAACATGTATAA
- a CDS encoding desulfoferrodoxin: MCSEKRFFICETCGNLIGMIHSAGVPVFCCGKPMKELVPNTTDAAVEKHVPVIEVDGNNVTVKVSSVAHPMTKEHHIAWVYLMTEQGGQRKCLAVDGEPVVKFALNDDDKVISAYAYCNLHGLWKAEL; encoded by the coding sequence ATGTGTAGTGAAAAAAGATTTTTTATATGTGAGACTTGTGGTAATCTTATAGGGATGATACACAGTGCAGGTGTTCCTGTTTTCTGTTGTGGAAAGCCTATGAAAGAGCTTGTTCCTAATACAACAGATGCAGCAGTTGAAAAACATGTGCCTGTGATTGAAGTAGATGGAAATAATGTTACTGTTAAAGTGAGTAGTGTTGCTCATCCAATGACTAAAGAACATCATATAGCATGGGTGTATCTTATGACTGAACAAGGTGGTCAACGTAAATGTCTAGCAGTAGATGGAGAACCTGTAGTTAAATTTGCTTTGAATGATGACGATAAAGTAATATCTGCATATGCTTATTGTAATTTACATGGATTATGGAAAGCTGAATTGTAA
- a CDS encoding transcriptional repressor has product MKFSKQRELILNEILNNPVHPTADCLYESLKKDNPSLSLGTVYRNLAQLTEHGFIKKVSIPGNPDRFDGRIENHYHIICEVCGEVYDLESEILSNLKESISEETDIKITSYNISFKGICNNCRKCSQVG; this is encoded by the coding sequence ATGAAATTTTCTAAACAAAGAGAACTGATTTTAAATGAAATATTAAATAATCCAGTTCATCCTACTGCTGATTGTTTGTATGAAAGTCTAAAAAAAGATAATCCGAGTTTAAGCTTAGGGACTGTGTATAGAAATTTAGCTCAGCTAACAGAACATGGTTTTATAAAAAAAGTTAGTATTCCAGGAAATCCAGATAGATTTGATGGTAGAATAGAAAATCACTATCATATTATATGTGAAGTATGTGGAGAGGTGTACGATTTAGAATCTGAAATTCTTAGCAATTTAAAAGAATCAATATCAGAAGAAACAGACATAAAAATAACATCTTATAACATAAGTTTTAAAGGGATTTGTAATAATTGTAGAAAGTGTAGTCAAGTAGGTTAA
- a CDS encoding rubrerythrin family protein, translating into MNLKGTKTEKNLMAGFAGESEARNKYTYYASKAKKEGYNQIAAIFEETANNEKEHAKLWFKLLHDGMPSTEENLKDAAAGENYEWTDMYATFAKEAREEGFDKIAYLFEAVGRIEKEHEERYLKLLENLNEGKIFKREEEVVWQCQNCGHVYVGTEAPEKCPVCDHPKAYFNIKAENY; encoded by the coding sequence ATGAACTTAAAAGGAACTAAAACAGAAAAGAATTTAATGGCAGGATTTGCAGGGGAATCAGAAGCAAGAAATAAATATACATACTATGCATCAAAAGCTAAAAAAGAAGGTTACAATCAAATAGCTGCTATATTTGAGGAAACTGCTAACAATGAAAAAGAACATGCAAAACTATGGTTTAAACTTTTACATGATGGAATGCCTTCAACAGAAGAAAATTTAAAAGATGCAGCAGCAGGTGAAAATTATGAGTGGACTGACATGTATGCAACATTTGCTAAAGAAGCTAGAGAAGAAGGATTTGACAAAATAGCTTATTTATTTGAAGCTGTTGGAAGAATAGAAAAAGAACATGAAGAAAGATACTTAAAACTTTTAGAAAACCTAAATGAAGGAAAAATATTTAAAAGAGAAGAAGAAGTTGTTTGGCAATGTCAAAACTGTGGTCATGTGTATGTAGGTACTGAAGCACCAGAAAAATGCCCTGTATGTGACCATCCAAAAGCTTATTTCAATATAAAAGCTGAAAACTATTAA
- a CDS encoding PTS sugar transporter subunit IIBC: MNKKIAAVCESEKSSNSLKEAANILGFDLVYEIQNDGSIKNELSMYDIEDASIVLFVTSDSIEGIEKIDRFIDREFYEVEPKYIISDAKSIVNEILIDLN; the protein is encoded by the coding sequence ATGAATAAAAAAATAGCAGCAGTTTGTGAAAGTGAAAAAAGTTCAAATTCTCTTAAAGAAGCTGCAAATATTTTAGGGTTTGACTTAGTTTATGAAATTCAAAACGATGGAAGTATAAAAAATGAACTTTCTATGTATGATATAGAAGATGCATCTATAGTGTTATTTGTTACAAGTGATTCTATAGAGGGTATAGAAAAGATTGATAGATTTATAGATAGGGAGTTTTATGAGGTCGAACCAAAATATATAATAAGTGATGCAAAATCTATAGTAAATGAAATTTTAATAGATTTAAATTAA
- a CDS encoding universal stress protein — MNKKKILVPIDGTERSMHSLEFIQGIFKKDEVEVEIMNVKELVFIDGISLAEEIKNSENLGRRILDRAAEIMGEYDVKVHFTFGYPGDEIIRKAKEDNVDIIVMTKSTKKGLTRMIGSVTASVVKQAKCIVMIVPE; from the coding sequence ATGAATAAAAAGAAAATATTAGTACCAATTGATGGAACAGAAAGAAGTATGCATTCTTTGGAATTTATACAAGGAATATTCAAAAAAGATGAAGTCGAAGTGGAAATAATGAATGTAAAAGAACTAGTATTTATTGATGGCATATCCCTAGCTGAAGAGATAAAGAATTCTGAGAACTTAGGAAGACGAATCCTGGACAGAGCAGCAGAGATAATGGGAGAGTATGATGTTAAAGTTCATTTTACTTTTGGTTATCCAGGAGATGAAATAATTAGAAAAGCAAAAGAAGATAATGTAGATATTATAGTTATGACAAAATCTACTAAAAAAGGTCTAACAAGAATGATAGGTTCAGTAACAGCAAGTGTAGTTAAACAAGCAAAGTGTATAGTAATGATTGTACCGGAGTAG
- a CDS encoding EAL domain-containing protein, whose protein sequence is MVWHIEYEIFSAIIVIFLMVYFFKSKFIPTLQNKIYCALLICSFLFIISNVLGSLCLNNIDKLPIFLTASLNQIYLFLLPIPAALVLFYVMAIIYQDIRYMKKKLLFLSIPLIICMILSITNPFTHILFGLSKETGYVRGYGYAATFLSFFFYAIYSAFLSFKYKKAMHESKIWAIRGFLIVSIIAIILQAIFLQYLLTGTACACSLLLTYLSMQNRGLIIDDLTGVLNRQSFIQELDLNINTEQSGFIITIALDDFKFMNETFGTKNGDIALKEVGKYLIHIHDVNHVYRIGGDIFSIVVNSQLGISPEKITKQIEERFKKAWLIEEISFNLSTSIAVVSFPENAETTEDVIVAIDFSIHEAKRSESRQVIYADASISEKIKKKHIIKNCLKEALENDGFDVYYQPIFSTSKDRFALAEALIRLEHKELGFIPPDEFIPIAEQTGLINSIGLVVFEKVCKFIASDDFEDLKLDTIAVNLSVVQCMQKNLADDLFDIMKKYKVSPNKFKLEITETVASGSFNIIRETMEKLITLGVKFALDDFGIGYSGVTNILSLPFSVIKLDKSLIWSMNEDSKHKLTVETIISLINKLNMKAVAEGVETIEYAKDLKSMNCEYLQGYYFSKPVPEEILRDLLRENAFTV, encoded by the coding sequence ATGGTATGGCATATAGAATATGAAATTTTTTCTGCAATTATAGTTATTTTTTTGATGGTATACTTTTTTAAAAGTAAATTTATACCTACTTTACAAAATAAAATATATTGTGCACTTTTAATTTGTTCATTTTTATTCATAATTTCAAATGTTTTAGGCTCACTTTGTCTAAATAATATAGACAAACTTCCAATTTTTTTAACTGCTTCATTGAATCAAATATATTTATTTTTATTGCCAATACCAGCGGCTCTTGTATTATTTTATGTCATGGCTATTATTTATCAAGATATTAGATATATGAAAAAAAAGCTTTTATTTTTATCTATACCACTTATAATTTGTATGATTCTATCTATAACTAATCCTTTTACACACATTTTATTTGGACTGTCAAAAGAAACAGGTTATGTACGTGGTTATGGATATGCTGCAACTTTTTTATCATTTTTCTTTTATGCAATATATTCGGCATTTTTATCTTTTAAATACAAAAAAGCAATGCATGAATCTAAAATATGGGCTATTAGAGGTTTTCTCATAGTTTCAATTATAGCAATTATTTTGCAGGCAATTTTTTTACAGTATCTTCTTACAGGAACAGCATGTGCATGTAGTTTGCTCTTGACATATCTCTCCATGCAGAATAGAGGTCTTATCATTGATGACCTTACTGGTGTACTTAATAGACAATCCTTTATTCAAGAACTAGATTTAAATATAAATACTGAACAATCAGGATTTATCATTACAATTGCTCTTGATGATTTCAAATTTATGAATGAAACCTTTGGAACTAAAAATGGAGATATTGCATTAAAAGAGGTTGGTAAATATTTGATTCATATTCATGATGTAAATCATGTGTATAGAATAGGAGGAGATATATTTTCTATTGTTGTTAATAGCCAGTTAGGTATATCTCCAGAGAAAATTACTAAACAGATAGAAGAAAGATTTAAAAAAGCATGGCTAATAGAAGAGATAAGTTTTAACTTATCAACTAGTATTGCAGTTGTTTCTTTTCCAGAAAATGCTGAAACGACAGAAGATGTTATAGTTGCAATTGATTTCTCTATACATGAAGCAAAACGCTCTGAATCAAGACAAGTTATTTATGCAGATGCATCTATAAGTGAAAAGATAAAGAAAAAACATATAATAAAAAATTGTTTGAAAGAAGCTCTAGAAAATGATGGCTTTGATGTATATTATCAGCCTATATTTTCTACTAGTAAAGATAGATTTGCTTTAGCAGAGGCTTTGATTAGGCTAGAACATAAAGAGTTAGGGTTTATACCACCAGATGAATTTATACCAATTGCAGAGCAGACAGGTCTTATTAATTCAATTGGGTTAGTGGTTTTTGAGAAGGTGTGTAAATTTATAGCTAGTGATGATTTTGAAGATTTAAAGTTAGATACCATAGCTGTCAATCTTTCTGTAGTACAATGCATGCAAAAGAATTTAGCTGATGATTTGTTTGATATTATGAAAAAATACAAAGTGTCACCAAATAAATTTAAACTTGAAATTACAGAAACTGTGGCATCAGGTTCATTTAATATAATTAGAGAGACAATGGAAAAATTAATTACTTTAGGGGTTAAATTTGCACTTGACGATTTTGGGATAGGTTATTCTGGAGTTACTAATATACTTTCCTTACCATTTTCAGTAATTAAGTTAGATAAGAGTCTGATTTGGTCTATGAATGAAGATAGTAAGCATAAACTCACAGTTGAAACTATTATATCTCTTATAAATAAATTAAATATGAAAGCTGTAGCAGAAGGTGTTGAAACCATTGAATACGCTAAAGATTTAAAGTCTATGAATTGTGAATATTTACAAGGGTATTATTTTTCTAAACCTGTTCCAGAGGAAATTTTAAGGGATTTGTTGAGAGAAAATGCTTTTACAGTTTAA
- a CDS encoding flavodoxin family protein, with translation MKITILYQTRSGNTERVAKLIEDGAKKVDGIEVRLMRLDSIDTEYLNESKAVIFGTPTYLANTTWEVKKWFDEDSKKINLAGKLGAVFATCDYVCGGPDVAILTIVGHLMVKGMLVYSGGGSLGKPFIHLGHVHSIEGPEIQDEKAVIFGERIATKAKELFA, from the coding sequence TTGAAAATTACAATATTGTATCAAACAAGAAGTGGAAACACAGAAAGGGTAGCTAAGTTAATAGAAGATGGTGCTAAAAAGGTAGACGGAATAGAAGTTAGACTTATGAGATTAGATAGTATTGATACAGAGTATTTAAATGAAAGTAAAGCAGTAATATTTGGAACACCAACATATTTAGCTAATACAACTTGGGAAGTAAAAAAATGGTTTGATGAGGATTCAAAAAAGATAAATCTAGCTGGCAAGTTGGGAGCAGTTTTTGCTACATGTGACTATGTCTGTGGAGGTCCTGATGTAGCAATTCTTACTATAGTAGGGCATTTAATGGTTAAGGGAATGCTTGTGTACTCTGGAGGTGGCTCTTTAGGAAAACCATTTATACATTTAGGACATGTACATTCAATTGAAGGACCAGAAATACAAGACGAAAAAGCTGTAATATTTGGAGAAAGAATTGCTACAAAAGCAAAAGAATTATTTGCTTAA
- a CDS encoding DUF4116 domain-containing protein — protein MQENKNDIFESIDNDDFDNKTEDEYLEIVKQNGLNLIYIKNQTEKICLEAVKQNCNAIKCVDNQTEKICIEAVKQDWRMLEFVEDPTEEICMLALSQDGTALKYIENQTEELCLRAVEKNGTALAFVKEQTEEICIEAVRNSEFGLARVKNQTDKICMEAVKQCSYNLKWVENQTEEICMEAVRQNGLDLKFVKNQTETICLRAVRQNGMALEFVKEQTVGICLKAVRQYGMALKFVKEQTEEICTEAVKQDKRALSFVKGDKEKYKVLCDGNEPFAKRYVRNVIEKENRALIKKGEENAKIKIAGKLHDRGMSFEDISDIVEIEINKLKVSLGIF, from the coding sequence ATGCAAGAGAATAAAAATGATATATTTGAATCAATAGATAATGATGACTTTGACAATAAAACAGAAGATGAGTATTTAGAAATAGTAAAGCAAAATGGATTAAATTTAATATACATAAAAAATCAAACAGAAAAGATATGTCTGGAGGCTGTTAAACAAAATTGTAATGCAATAAAGTGTGTTGATAATCAAACAGAAAAAATATGTATAGAAGCAGTCAAGCAAGATTGGAGAATGTTAGAATTTGTTGAAGATCCAACAGAAGAAATATGTATGTTAGCACTTAGTCAAGATGGAACAGCATTAAAATATATAGAAAATCAGACAGAAGAATTATGTTTAAGAGCTGTTGAAAAAAATGGCACAGCTTTAGCATTTGTAAAAGAGCAAACAGAAGAAATATGTATAGAAGCAGTTAGAAATAGTGAATTTGGATTAGCAAGGGTAAAAAATCAAACAGATAAAATATGTATGGAAGCAGTTAAACAATGTAGTTATAACCTAAAATGGGTGGAAAATCAGACAGAAGAAATATGTATGGAAGCAGTAAGACAAAATGGGCTTGATTTGAAGTTTGTAAAAAATCAGACAGAAACAATATGTCTAAGAGCTGTAAGACAAAACGGTATGGCTTTAGAATTTGTAAAGGAACAGACTGTTGGAATATGCTTGAAAGCAGTGAGACAATATGGAATGGCTCTAAAATTTGTGAAAGAACAAACAGAAGAAATTTGCACAGAGGCTGTTAAACAAGATAAAAGAGCTCTTAGTTTTGTCAAAGGAGATAAAGAAAAGTATAAAGTTTTATGCGATGGCAATGAGCCATTTGCAAAAAGATACGTTAGAAATGTAATAGAAAAAGAAAATAGAGCTTTGATTAAAAAAGGAGAAGAAAATGCAAAAATCAAAATTGCAGGAAAACTTCATGATAGAGGCATGTCTTTTGAAGATATATCAGATATAGTTGAGATTGAAATAAATAAGTTAAAGGTGAGTTTGGGGATTTTTTAA
- a CDS encoding sigma 54-interacting transcriptional regulator, producing MKEHWYKDIFARVLSMTDDGFIVVNKDGVIIDINDKYCDFLGKERDDIIGHNIQSIIPNTKMLDIMRDKYCEEGAIHHYSGGKTKEKSVIVSRSYVENDNGEVVAGVAQVKFRLQSFDVAKKLMSEYMELQYYKEQFKDKCSFDKLIGENRDFIELKKTGMKASKTNFSVLLTGETGTGKEVFARAIHNNSSRADKPMVSINCAAIPEELLESELFGYDEGAFTGAKKGGKKGKFLVANNGTIFLDEIGDMPLTMQAKLLRVLQESEIEPVGGLKTIKIDVRVISATRKNLSKMVEEGLFREDLYYRLNVINIHMMELKDRQDDILLLANYILNKLNVEYKELKVLSDKVKNCFINYIWPGNIRELQNVIKSAYAVSDDMVIMMCDLPSKMDNISRVAQCNVDSNCSIHEMVENYEKSLIIDVLRKYNWKCSKAAEVMGIHKSLLYKKIKKYEIELNN from the coding sequence ATGAAAGAGCACTGGTATAAGGATATATTTGCAAGAGTATTATCCATGACTGATGATGGTTTTATTGTTGTAAATAAAGATGGAGTAATCATAGATATTAACGATAAATATTGTGACTTCTTAGGGAAAGAAAGAGACGATATAATAGGACACAATATACAAAGTATTATACCAAATACAAAAATGTTAGATATTATGAGAGATAAATATTGTGAAGAAGGAGCTATACACCATTACTCAGGTGGAAAAACAAAAGAAAAAAGTGTAATAGTAAGTAGGTCTTATGTGGAGAATGATAATGGAGAAGTAGTTGCAGGGGTAGCTCAAGTTAAATTTAGATTACAATCCTTTGATGTAGCTAAAAAGTTAATGTCAGAATATATGGAACTCCAATATTATAAAGAACAGTTCAAGGATAAATGTAGTTTTGACAAGCTCATAGGTGAAAATAGAGATTTCATAGAACTTAAGAAAACAGGTATGAAAGCTTCTAAAACGAACTTCTCAGTGCTTTTAACAGGTGAAACAGGTACAGGTAAAGAAGTCTTTGCTAGAGCAATTCACAATAATAGCAGTAGAGCAGACAAGCCTATGGTTAGTATAAACTGTGCTGCAATACCAGAAGAACTATTAGAATCAGAGCTATTTGGGTATGACGAAGGAGCTTTTACAGGAGCAAAAAAAGGAGGCAAAAAAGGTAAGTTTTTAGTTGCAAATAATGGCACAATCTTCTTAGATGAAATAGGTGACATGCCTTTGACCATGCAAGCAAAACTTTTAAGAGTTCTTCAGGAAAGTGAAATAGAACCAGTTGGAGGTCTTAAAACTATAAAAATAGATGTAAGAGTAATCTCTGCTACAAGAAAGAATTTAAGTAAAATGGTTGAAGAGGGATTATTTAGAGAAGATTTATACTATAGGTTAAATGTAATAAATATTCATATGATGGAATTAAAGGACAGACAAGATGATATTTTATTGTTAGCAAATTATATACTAAATAAATTAAATGTTGAATATAAGGAATTGAAGGTTTTAAGTGATAAAGTTAAAAATTGTTTTATTAACTATATTTGGCCAGGAAATATAAGAGAACTGCAAAATGTAATAAAAAGTGCTTATGCTGTAAGTGATGATATGGTCATTATGATGTGTGACCTTCCATCTAAAATGGATAATATAAGCAGAGTAGCTCAATGTAATGTGGATAGTAATTGCTCAATTCATGAAATGGTTGAAAATTATGAGAAGAGTTTAATTATTGATGTGTTAAGGAAGTACAATTGGAAATGTTCCAAGGCAGCAGAGGTTATGGGAATACACAAAAGTCTTTTGTATAAGAAAATAAAAAAGTATGAAATTGAATTAAACAATTAA
- a CDS encoding electron transfer flavoprotein subunit alpha/FixB family protein, which produces MMRAKVNQGINLNDYNGVWVIGEQREGKINPVTIELIGEGRKLADQLGKELAVVIAGYEVEKEVKELLHYSVDKAYYINDPLLKDFTTDGYAISIAGLIEEKKPEVVLVGATSIGRDIAPRIAGKVGTGLTADCTKLEIDSTDNKLLQTRPAFGGNLMATIVCPKNRPQMSTVRPGVMAKAVRTESKTGVLEVVTPELNEKMIRTRLVEILPKEKKSINLTDARIIVSAGRGLKRAEGFELIKELADKLGAEIGASRAAVDSGWIEHSHQVGQTGTTVRPELYIACGISGAIQHLAGMSDSKYIVAINKDSKAPIFSICDYGIVGDLYEILPEMIESLNR; this is translated from the coding sequence ATGATGAGAGCAAAAGTTAATCAAGGTATAAATTTAAATGATTATAATGGTGTTTGGGTAATAGGAGAGCAAAGGGAAGGTAAAATAAATCCTGTTACTATAGAACTTATTGGTGAAGGAAGAAAGCTTGCTGACCAATTAGGAAAAGAGCTTGCAGTTGTAATAGCTGGATATGAAGTAGAGAAAGAAGTAAAGGAGTTACTTCACTATAGTGTTGATAAAGCTTATTATATCAACGACCCTCTTCTTAAAGATTTCACAACTGATGGATATGCAATTTCAATTGCAGGTTTAATTGAAGAGAAAAAGCCAGAGGTTGTACTAGTTGGAGCTACTTCTATAGGAAGAGATATCGCACCTAGAATTGCAGGTAAAGTTGGAACAGGTCTAACTGCTGACTGTACAAAACTTGAAATAGATTCAACAGATAATAAGTTATTACAAACAAGACCAGCCTTTGGTGGAAATTTAATGGCTACTATTGTTTGTCCAAAAAATAGACCACAGATGTCAACAGTTCGACCAGGTGTTATGGCAAAAGCTGTAAGAACTGAATCAAAGACTGGAGTTTTAGAGGTTGTTACTCCAGAACTTAATGAAAAAATGATTAGAACTAGATTAGTAGAAATTCTTCCAAAAGAAAAGAAATCTATAAATCTAACTGATGCTAGAATAATAGTATCAGCAGGAAGAGGATTAAAGAGGGCAGAAGGATTTGAACTAATAAAAGAATTAGCTGATAAATTGGGGGCAGAAATTGGTGCTTCAAGAGCGGCAGTAGATTCAGGGTGGATAGAACATTCTCATCAAGTGGGACAAACAGGAACTACTGTTAGACCAGAGTTATACATTGCGTGCGGGATATCTGGAGCAATACAGCATTTAGCAGGTATGAGTGATTCTAAATATATAGTTGCTATAAATAAAGATTCAAAGGCACCTATTTTCAGTATATGTGACTATGGAATTGTAGGGGATTTATATGAAATTCTACCTGAAATGATAGAATCATTAAATAGGTAA
- a CDS encoding electron transfer flavoprotein subunit beta/FixA family protein has product MNIVVCLKQVPDTNEVKINKETGTLIRDGVPSIINPDDRNALEEALKIKDELGAVIKVVSMGPPQAKSALKEALAMGADEAYLISDRAFGGSDTWATSTIIAAAIEKVGKYDVIFCGRQAIDGDTAQVGPEVAEFLGVPQVTYAKEVKVQDDKLLVTRYTETGDYLIEAKMPVLLTAIKELNNPRYPSVKGILEAYNNGDAKITVLTLEDLAVDTTQIGLKGSPTNVYKSFVPVKDKHNEIIEGINKKEKAEKLIEILFDLKLV; this is encoded by the coding sequence ATGAATATAGTTGTTTGTTTAAAGCAAGTTCCAGATACTAACGAAGTTAAAATAAATAAAGAGACAGGTACTCTAATAAGAGATGGTGTACCAAGTATAATCAATCCAGATGATAGAAATGCTTTAGAAGAAGCTTTAAAAATAAAAGATGAACTAGGAGCAGTGATTAAGGTTGTAAGCATGGGACCCCCTCAAGCTAAAAGTGCTTTAAAAGAAGCTTTGGCAATGGGTGCTGACGAAGCATATTTAATTTCAGATAGAGCTTTTGGTGGTTCAGACACTTGGGCTACATCTACAATTATTGCTGCTGCTATAGAGAAGGTTGGAAAGTATGATGTAATATTCTGTGGAAGACAAGCTATAGATGGAGATACAGCTCAGGTTGGACCAGAGGTTGCAGAATTCTTAGGTGTCCCACAGGTTACATATGCAAAAGAAGTAAAGGTTCAAGATGATAAATTACTAGTAACTCGTTATACAGAGACAGGAGATTATTTAATAGAAGCAAAGATGCCAGTTTTATTAACTGCTATAAAAGAGTTAAATAATCCAAGATATCCAAGTGTCAAAGGAATCTTAGAAGCTTACAATAATGGAGATGCAAAGATTACTGTGTTAACACTTGAAGACTTAGCTGTTGATACAACTCAAATTGGATTAAAGGGTTCGCCTACAAATGTTTACAAGTCTTTTGTACCAGTTAAAGACAAGCATAATGAAATAATCGAAGGTATAAATAAAAAGGAAAAAGCTGAGAAACTAATAGAAATACTATTCGATTTGAAACTAGTATAG